In Pyrus communis chromosome 1, drPyrComm1.1, whole genome shotgun sequence, the following are encoded in one genomic region:
- the LOC137746788 gene encoding metal transporter Nramp2-like, which translates to MSAQLREHDDESLKLRDDVDDDEANRLLQPQSLSLSSSSTWDDGEEEVAFEAREKILIVDDAVEDDSTAVPPFSWKKLWLFTGPGFLMSIAFLDPGNLEGDLQSGAIAGYSLLWLLMWATAMGLLVQLLSARVGVATGRHLAELCREEYPKWAGLVLWFMAELALIGADIQEVIGSAIAIQILSNGFLPLWAGVLITALDCFMFLFLENYGVRKLEAVFAVLIATMGLSFAWMFVDTKPSGKELLMGIVVPRLSSKTIRQAVGVVGCVIMPHNVFLHSALVQSRNIDPNKKGRVQEALNYYSIESSIALLISFMINLFVTTVFAKGFYGTKQADSIGLVNAGQFLQEKYGGGLYPILYIWGIGLLAAGQSSTITGTYAGQFIMGGFLNLRLKKWLRALITRSFAIVPTIIVAIIFNRSEASLDVLNEWLNVLQSIQIPFALIPLLTLVSKEQVMGVFKIGPVLEKVAWTVAVLVMVINGYLLLDFIISEVRGVLFALVVCSGTAAYLTFIIYLVSRSGVLPYTFFSSLSKRLADSGS; encoded by the exons ATGAGCGCCCAATTGCGCGAACACGACGACGAGTCGTTGAAGCTGCGAGATGACGTCGACGACGACGAAGCTAACCGCCTGCTGCAGCCGCAGTCGCTCTCGCTGTCATCGTCGTCGACATGGGACGACGGCGAGGAGGAGGTGGCCTTCGAGGCGCGGGAGAAGATCCTGATCGTCGACGACGCCGTCGAGGACGATTCCACGGCGGTCCCGCCTTTTTCGTGGAAGAAGCTGTGGCTGTTTACCGGTCCGGGTTTTCTGATGAGCATAGCATTTCTAGATCCGGGCAATTTAGAAGGGGATCTCCAGTCGGGCGCGATTGCCGGGTACTCGCTGCTCTGGCTTTTAATGTGGGCCACCGCCATGGGGCTCCTGGTCCAGCTGCTCTCCGCCCGGGTCGGGGTCGCGACCGGTCGGCACTTGGCGGAGCTTTGCAGGGAGGAGTATCCGAAATGGGCTGGGTTGGTGCTCTGGTTCATGGCGGAGCTGGCGTTGATTGGGGCGGATATTCAGGAGGTCATTGGGAGCGCCATTGCGATTCAGATTCTGAGCAATGGGTTCTTGCCGCTATGGGCTGGAGTTCTGATTACGGCGTTGGATTG tttcatgtttttatttcttgagAACTATGGGGTGAGGAAGTTGGAAGCTGTGTTTGCAGTTCTCATAGCAACTATGGGTTTATCGTTTGCCTGGATGTTTGTTGACACAAAACCGAGTGGGAAAGAACTTTTAATGG GTATTGTGGTTCCAAGACTTAGCTCGAAAACAATTCGGCAGGCTGTGGGAGTTGTGGGTTGTGTCATTATGCCACACAATGTATTTTTGCATTCTGCTCTGGTACAGTCAAGAAATATTGATCCGAACAAGAAGGGACGGGTTCAAGAGGCACTAAACTACTACTCAATTGAGTCATCAATTGCACTTTTGATCTCCTTCATGATCAATTTGTTTGTCACCACTGTTTTTGCGAAGGGATTCTATGGTACAAAACAAGCTGACAGTATAGGACTAGTAAATGCAGGTCAATTTCTTCAGGAGAAGTATGGAGGAGGGCTTTATCCGATTCTTTATATCTGGGGTATTGGGTTATTGGCGGCTGGACAAAGTAGCACAATTACGGGGACGTATGCTGGGCAGTTTATAATGGGAGGATTCCTTAATCTCCGTTTGAAGAAATGGCTGAGGGCATTGATCACACGGAGTTTTGCAATTGTGCCTACTATAATTGTAGCAATTATTTTTAACAGATCTGAGGCTTCGTTggatgttttgaatgaatggCTCAATGTCCTTCAGTCGATTCAGATTCCTTTTGCTCTTATTCCACTTCTTACCTTGGTGTCCAAGGAGCAGGTCATGGGGGTCTTTAAGATTGGACCTGTTCTCGAG AAAGTGGCATGGACTGTGGCTGTTTTGGTGATGGTGATCAATGGCTATCTGTTGTTGGATTTCATCATTTCTGAAGTCAGAGGAGTGCTGTTTGCTCTTGTGGTCTGCAGTGGTACGGCTGCGTATCTAACATTTATCATATATCTTGTTTCACGGAGTGGTGTTCTTCCTTACACTTTTTTCAGTTCACTGTCCAAGAGGTTGGCAGATTCAGGTAGCTGA
- the LOC137709155 gene encoding cytochrome P450 81Q32-like, whose protein sequence is MYGWSTPYLKKYIQLADISISMETSFFFFFYFLLFIFFLFLKNYLQKINKKLPPSPSLCFPVIGHLYLFKKPLHRTLAKLSNKHGPISYLRFGSRPVLLVSSPSAAEECFTKNDITFANRPKFLAGKHLGYNYTSLTWASYGSHWRNLRRITSLELLSSNRLQMFHGIRADEVRSLICLLFRGSNGREFQSFEMKSTFFELTLNVVMRMIAGKRYYGEHMADLEQAKRFKQIVTESFELSGVTNIGDFVPVLNYLGVTGLEKKLVILQKKRDGFMQDLIEEHRKLQSGSVSEQRRKTMVEVLLSLQETEPEYYTDEIIRGIMQVMLSAATDTSSGTMEWALSLLLNNPEALAKAQAEIDIHIGQSCRLVEESDLPKLPYLQGIINETLRMYPAGPLLVPHESSDDCSVGGFHVPRGTMLLVNIWAIQHHPKLWAQPDQFKPERFQNLQEARDGFVWLPFGAGRRGCPGEGLATRIVGLALGSLIQCFDWERVGEEMVDMSEGTGLSMPRAHPLLAKCRPRPKMLALLSQL, encoded by the exons ATGTATGGATGGAGCACCCCTTATCTTAAGAAGTACATACAGCTTGCAGACATCAGCATATCAATGGAAActtcgttcttcttcttcttctactttttgcttttcattttctttcttttcctcaaAAACTATTTgcagaaaattaacaaaaaactcCCACCAAGCCCCTCTCTTTGTTTCCCAGTCATAGGCCATCTCTACCTCTTCAAAAAACCCCTCCACAGAACACTTGCCAAACTCTCCAACAAACATGGACCAATATCATATCTCCGATTCGGCTCCCGCCCGGTCCTCCTCGTATCTTCACCGTCCGCGGCTGAGGAATGCTTCACCAAAAACGACATCACTTTTGCCAACCGCCCTAAGTTCCTCGCAGGAAAACACCTCGGATACAACTACACCTCCCTCACCTGGGCCTCCTACGGCTCCCACTGGCGCAACTTGCGACGCATAACCTCCCTCGAGTTATTGTCGTCCAACCGCCTTCAGATGTTTCACGGTATCCGTGCAGATGAAGTTAGgtcattgatttgcctgcttttcCGAGGTTCTAACGGCCGTGAATTTCAGAGTTTCGAGATGAAGTCAACGTTTTTTGAGCTGACACTTAATGTTGTGATGAGGATGATTGCCGGAAAGCGGTACTATGGCGAGCATATGGCGGATTTGGAGCAAGCAAAGCGGTTTAAACAGATCGTGACGGAAAGCTTTGAGCTTAGCGGGGTTACGAATATCGGAGATTTTGTgcctgttttgaactatttggGAGTAACGGGGCTTGAGAAGAAGTTGGTGATATTGCAGAAGAAAAGGGATGGATTCATGCAAGATTTGATAGAAGAACATAGAAAATTGCAGAGTGGATCTGTTTCTGAACAGAGGAGGAAGACAATGGTGGAAGTTTTGCTTTCCCTGCAAGAAACTGAACCTGAATATTATACAGATGAGATCATAAGAGGCATCATGCAA GTCATGTTATCGGCAGCGACAGACACCTCATCTGGAACCATGGAATGGGCTCTATCCCTTTTGCTCAACAACCCAGAAGCCCTTGCAAAAGCCCAGGCTGAAATTGATATCCACATTGGACAAAGCTGCAGGCTTGTTGAGGAATCAGACCTTCCCAAGTTACCCTATCTCCAAGGCATCATAAACGAAACCCTCCGAATGTACCCAGCAGGCCCACTGCTAGTCCCCCACGAATCATCAGATGACTGCTCTGTGGGCGGCTTCCACGTCCCACGTGGAACCATGTTGTTGGTGAACATATGGGCCATACAACATCATCCAAAGTTGTGGGCACAACCTGACCAATTTAAGCCAGAGAGGTTCCAAAACCTGCAAGAGGCAAGAGATGGTTTTGTTTGGTTGCCATTTGGGGCGGGGAGGAGGGGCTGCCCCGGGGAAGGCTTAGCGACTCGGATAGTCGGGCTGGCTCTAGGATCATTGATTCAGTGTTTTGATTGGGAGAGAGTTGGCGAGGAAATGGTGGACATGAGTGAAGGTACTGGTCTCAGCATGCCTAGAGCTCACCCATTACTCGCAAAGTGTAGGCCACGCCCAAAAATGCTTGCCCTGCTATCTCAACTCTAA
- the LOC137708026 gene encoding E3 ubiquitin-protein ligase APD2-like isoform X1, with translation MYRSMWAHPTPPARPQRCQETWARLLTPLTLWICVSVSLRYGYYGDRRMELGPSSSRLMKASAVFVKHVEVRDVDRKGVSLYAFSEEPKLNPQSNWSVHDYLILGSYNRKGFSFWLNKGSSLSMKLEAHATILNQLQVVMLKGEQNVEILQPEQTSSQDSLALNEPKIGKEAEYNIEEDDKYYLEFINTDPRSLIALVNVSVSSTMYDVTKAKDVCSTTKGSCRLSLVFPNTHYVILTTPNNGDLGEWYIELSFVARVVTYIAILGFIVVVIFLILKYLGACDGEDRTLVETAVEEVNETYPIVPQKTILRQTYGTNEEDEDSGASSSSSEELYDEKLCVICYDEQRNSFFVPCGHCATCYDCAQRIMDGENKVCPICRRLIHKVRKLFNP, from the exons ATGTACCGCTCGATGTGGGCCCACCCGACGCCTCCGGCCAGGCCTCAGCGGTGCCAAGAGACTTGGGCTCGACTCCTCACTCCTCTGACCCTCTGGATATGTG TTTCGGTGAGTCTCCGATACGGGTACTATGGCGACCGCCGGATGGAACTCGGGCCGAGCTCGTCGCGATTGATGAAGGCTAGTGCCGTGTTTGTCAAACATGTTGAAGTGAGAGACGTTGACAGGAAAGGGGTTTCTCTCTACGCTTTCTCGGAGGAGCCTAAATTGAACCCCCAATCAAATTGGAGCGTGCACGATTACTTGATTCTTGGATCATATAATCGCAAG GGATTTTCCTTCTGGTTGAACAAGGGTTCAAGTTTGTCCATGAAATTGGAAGCTCATGCTACTATCTTAAATCAACTACAAGTTGTTATGCTTAAAG GGGAACAAAACGTCGAAATATTGCAGCCGGAACAAACAAGTTCTCAGGACAGCCTCGCCCTCAATGAACCCAAAATCG GTAAAGAAGCTGAGTACAATATTGAGGAAGATGACAAGTACTACCTTGAATTCATAAACACAGATCCCAGGAGCCTAATTGCATTAGTGAATGTAAGTGTTTCATCAACGATGTATGATGTTACGAAAGCTAAGGACGTCTGTTCAACAACGAAGGGGTCTTGCCGGCTCAGCCTCGTATTCCCCAATACTCACTATGTCATACTAACAACACCTAACAAT GGAGATCTTGGTGAATGGTACATCGAGCTTTCATTCGTGGCTCGCGTAGTAACCTACATTGCGATTTTAG GGTTTATTGTGGTGGTTATTTTTCTGATACTGAAATACCTTGGAGCCTGTGATGGTGAGGATCGTACTTTAGTTGAAACAGCAGTGGAAGAAGTTAACGAGACTTACCCTATAGTGCCGCAGAAGACGATTCTTCGACAGACATACGggacaaatgaagaagatgaagattcaGGAGCTTCTAGTAGCTCCTCGGAGGAATTATACGACGAAAAATTATGTGTAATCTGTTACGACGAGCAGCGCAATTCCTTCTTCGTTCCTTGTGGTCATTGTGCCACTTGCTATGACTGTGCTCAAAG GATCATGGACGGGGAGAATAAGGTGTGTCCAATATGCAGAAGGCTGATTCACAAAGTGAGAAAATTGTTCAACCCCTGA
- the LOC137735580 gene encoding aspartic proteinase 36-like codes for MARRTSFLLIYSLLLNLCGAFASLSDDHRHPMILPLHLSSPKSNWHHRRPDGRRLQRSVPNAHMRLYDDLLANGYYTTRVWIGTPPQQFALIVDTGSTVTYVPCFDCEQCGIHQDPRFQPDLSSTYQPVKCSINCNCDKKEAQCTYERRYAEMSSSSGVLGEDFISFGNESVLVPQRAVFGCENVETGDLYSQRADGIIGLGRGQLSVMDQLVDKGVISDSFSLCYGGMGVGGGAMVLGGMKSPPDMVFAHSDRFRSPYYNIDLKKIHVAGKPLKLNPKIFNGNHGTVLDSGTTYAYLPKDAFHAFKDAIKRQIQSLKQIHGPDPSYQDICFSGAGRDVTQLSKVFPQVDMVFGNGQKLSLSPENYLFPHTKVGGAYCLGIFENSEDTTLLGGIIARNTLVTYDRKNDKIGFWKTNCSELWKKLNYSNAPPPAPLASDGRNMSVEISPNIAPGGLPETLLPGELQIGLISFDMMLSISNSMKPNLTELADSIAHELEVDISQVRLMNYTHTGSDFVVRWTIFPAESATGFSTAKATGIILRLREHHMQLPQKFGSYQLVKVKAEPRKKRSWWNQHSLAVVVGSIITSVVGLLALGTWLVRKYRLQEIVSYEPVGASAVVPEQELQPLR; via the exons atggctcGGCGGACCTCTTTCCTTCTCATCTACTCCCTGCTGCTGAACCTCTGCGGCGCGTTTGCTTCACTCTCCGACGATCACCGCCATCCGATGATCCTCCCTCTCCATCTCTCGTCTCCCAAATCCAATTGGCACCACCGGCGACCTGACGGCCGGCGGCTCCAGAGATCGGTGCCCAACGCGCACATGAGGCTATACGACGATCTTCTCGCCAACGG GTACTACACGACGCGGGTGTGGATTGGGACGCCGCCGCAGCAATTCGCGCTGATTGTGGATACGGGAAGTACAGTGACTTATGTGCCTTGCTTTGACTGTGAACAGTGTGGTATTCATCAG GACCCCAGGTTCCAGCCTGATTTATCTAGTACATATCAACCTGTGAAGTGCAGTATCAATTGTAACTGTGACAAGAAAGAAGCTCAATGCACTTATGAGCGGCGGTATGCTGAGATGAGCTCTAGTAGTGGGGTGCTTGGTGAGGACTTCATTTCATTTGGTAACGAGAGTGTGCTTGTGCCCCAGCGTGCTGTTTTTGGTTGTGAAAATGTTGAAACTGGTGATCTTTACAGTCAACGTGCTGATGGAATTATCGGGTTGGGTCGTGGTCAACTTAGTGTAATGGATCAACTTGTTGACAAGGGTGTTATTAGTGATTCATTCTCATTATGCTACGGAGGGATGGGTGTAGGAGGGGGTGCCATGGTTCTTGGCGGGATGAAATCTCCCCCTGATATGGTATTTGCTCACTCAGATCGCTTTCGCAG TCCATATTACAACATTGACCTGAAGAAAATACATGTGGCCGGAAAACCTTTGAAGTTAAATCCCAAGATCTTTAATGGCAATCATGGAACTGTATTGGATAGTGGAACTACTTATGCGTACCTTCCAAAGGATGCTTTTCATGCATTTAAGGATGCT ATTAAGAGGCAAATTCAGTCCCTCAAGCAAATCCATGGTCCTGACCCAAGTTATCAAGATATTTGTTTTTCAGGAGCTGGAAG GGATGTCACACAACTGTCAAAAGTTTTTCCACAGGTTGATATGGTATTTGGCAATGGGCAGAAGTTATCACTGTCTCCAGAGAATTACCTGTTCCCG CATACAAAGGTTGGTGGTGCTTATTGCCTGGGGATTTTTGAAAATAGCGAGGATACTACTCTTTTAGGAG GAATCATTGCACGTAATACTCTTGTGACTTATGACCGGAAAAACGATAAGATTGGCTTTTGGAAAACTAATTGTTCTGAACTATGGAAGAAATTGAATTATAGTAATGCCCCGCCTCCAGCACCTTTAGCCTCTGATGGCCGGAATATGAGTGTAGAAATTTCTCCTAACATTGCCCCAGGTGGATTGCCTGAAACACTTCTTCCAG GTGAACTTCAAATAGGGCTAATAAGTTTCGATATGATGCTTAGCATCAGTAACAGTATGAAACCCAACCTCACAGAACTCGCAGATTCTATTGCTCATGAGCTGGAAGTTGATATTTCGCAG GTTCGCTTAATGAACTACACCCATACAGGAAGTGATTTCGTTGTTAGATGGACAATCTTCCCTGCTGAATCTGCAACTGGCTTTTCTACTGCAAAAGCAACA GGCATAATTCTACGCTTAAGGGAGCATCATATGCAGCTTCCCCAGAAATTTGGAAGTTATCAGTTGGTCAAAGTGAAGGCTGAGCCTCGAAAGAAGCG GTCGTGGTGGAATCAACACTCTTTGGCGGTGGTAGTTGGATCTATAATTACCTCAGTTGTCGGATTATTAGCATTAGGGACATGGCTGGTTAGGAAGTATAGATTGCAAGAGATCGTTTCGTACGAGCCTGTTGGTGCCAGTGCCGTTGTTCCTGAGCAAGAGCTTCAACCGCTTAGATAG
- the LOC137708026 gene encoding E3 ubiquitin-protein ligase APD2-like isoform X2 gives MELGPSSSRLMKASAVFVKHVEVRDVDRKGVSLYAFSEEPKLNPQSNWSVHDYLILGSYNRKGFSFWLNKGSSLSMKLEAHATILNQLQVVMLKGEQNVEILQPEQTSSQDSLALNEPKIGKEAEYNIEEDDKYYLEFINTDPRSLIALVNVSVSSTMYDVTKAKDVCSTTKGSCRLSLVFPNTHYVILTTPNNGDLGEWYIELSFVARVVTYIAILGFIVVVIFLILKYLGACDGEDRTLVETAVEEVNETYPIVPQKTILRQTYGTNEEDEDSGASSSSSEELYDEKLCVICYDEQRNSFFVPCGHCATCYDCAQRIMDGENKVCPICRRLIHKVRKLFNP, from the exons ATGGAACTCGGGCCGAGCTCGTCGCGATTGATGAAGGCTAGTGCCGTGTTTGTCAAACATGTTGAAGTGAGAGACGTTGACAGGAAAGGGGTTTCTCTCTACGCTTTCTCGGAGGAGCCTAAATTGAACCCCCAATCAAATTGGAGCGTGCACGATTACTTGATTCTTGGATCATATAATCGCAAG GGATTTTCCTTCTGGTTGAACAAGGGTTCAAGTTTGTCCATGAAATTGGAAGCTCATGCTACTATCTTAAATCAACTACAAGTTGTTATGCTTAAAG GGGAACAAAACGTCGAAATATTGCAGCCGGAACAAACAAGTTCTCAGGACAGCCTCGCCCTCAATGAACCCAAAATCG GTAAAGAAGCTGAGTACAATATTGAGGAAGATGACAAGTACTACCTTGAATTCATAAACACAGATCCCAGGAGCCTAATTGCATTAGTGAATGTAAGTGTTTCATCAACGATGTATGATGTTACGAAAGCTAAGGACGTCTGTTCAACAACGAAGGGGTCTTGCCGGCTCAGCCTCGTATTCCCCAATACTCACTATGTCATACTAACAACACCTAACAAT GGAGATCTTGGTGAATGGTACATCGAGCTTTCATTCGTGGCTCGCGTAGTAACCTACATTGCGATTTTAG GGTTTATTGTGGTGGTTATTTTTCTGATACTGAAATACCTTGGAGCCTGTGATGGTGAGGATCGTACTTTAGTTGAAACAGCAGTGGAAGAAGTTAACGAGACTTACCCTATAGTGCCGCAGAAGACGATTCTTCGACAGACATACGggacaaatgaagaagatgaagattcaGGAGCTTCTAGTAGCTCCTCGGAGGAATTATACGACGAAAAATTATGTGTAATCTGTTACGACGAGCAGCGCAATTCCTTCTTCGTTCCTTGTGGTCATTGTGCCACTTGCTATGACTGTGCTCAAAG GATCATGGACGGGGAGAATAAGGTGTGTCCAATATGCAGAAGGCTGATTCACAAAGTGAGAAAATTGTTCAACCCCTGA
- the LOC137714147 gene encoding pumilio homolog 11-like, with product MEGFRCFPETKSLWAPEFLSPECVPGSSSSQNHIGGESHSDQTLEAAFSRLNVSAFSRQQPRISGIDGGDHSNGSALNYPSSDHGYSGGNSLPFGGGESLQSALSLQKGGDGVFGNLGLENCWVDSDITNGSNGFVPNQDCWVHSDIAGFRETLDRLSLADLRGKIAALAKEQYGCRFLQKTMDVAPNRDVIDLIFLEVMENVVVLMLDPHGNYVVQKLVEVCNEEQRTRMLSKLIMESHTSLVCIALDNRGTRTVQKLLRYVTNQEQVSLIMGALSPGAAVLSKNNNGQHVIEYCLENFSEEDNRGLLCVVAINCSMIGKDKSGCCVLQKCVEHSSGENRERLVNAIIGKATVLAVDRYGFVPMKLHP from the exons ATGGAAGGTTTTCGGTGCTTCCCGGAAACGAAGTCGCTTTGGGCTCCGGAATTTTTGTCGCCGGAATGTGTGCCCGGAAGCTCATCGTCGCAGAACCACATTGGAGGAGAATCCCATTCTGATCAAACCCTGGAGGCTGCCTTTTCTCGCCTAAATGTGTCAGCTTTCAGTCGCCAGCAGCCGCGGATTTCTGGCATTGACGGCGGCGATCACAGTAATGGGTCTGCGCTGAACTACCCATCAAGCGATCACGGATATAGCGGCGGAAATTCGTTGCCTTTTGGCGGCGGAGAGTCGTTACAGAGTGCTCTGAGCTTGCAGAAGGGCGGGGATGGGGTTTTTGGGAACCTTGGTCTTGAAAATTGCTGGGTGGACTCTGATATTACTAATGGCTCGAATGGCTTTGTTCCCAATCAAGATTGCTGGGTGCATTCTGACATTGCTGGGTTTCGTGAAACACTGGATCGGTTGTCGTTGGCTGATTTGCGCGGAAAAATTGCTGCTTTGGCCAAGGAGCAGTACGGCTGTCGTTTTCTGCAGAAAACAATGGATGTTGCACCGAACAGGGATGTGATTGATTTGATATTCTTGGAGGTTATGGAAAATGTGGTCGTTTTGATGCTTGACCCTCACGGGAACTATGTCGTCCAGAAGCTTGTGGAGGTTTGCAATGAAGAGCAGAGGACCCGTATGCTTTCGAAGTTGATAATGGAGAGTCATACGTCACTGGTTTGTATTGCCCTGGACAATCGCGG GACTCGCACTGTACAGAAATTGTTGCGGTATGTTACTAACCAAGAGCAAGTGTCGCTGATTATGGGAGCTCTGAGCCCTGGTGCCGCTGTGTTGAGTAAGAACAACAACGGCCAACATGTGATCGAATATTGCTTAGAGAATTTTTCTGAGGAAGACAACAGG GGTCTTCTATGTGTGGTGGCTATTAACTGTTCTATGATTGGGAAGGACAAAAGTGGCTGTTGTGTGCTACAAAAGTGCGTTGAGCACTCTAGTGGTGAAAATAGAGAACGCCTGGTTAATGCTATCATAGGGAAAGCAACAGTACTTGCAGTAGATCGCTACGGGTTTGTTCCTATGAAACTTCATCCTTAA